GCGGCAGGCGCGGATCGATGTGTGTGTACCGGGAGTTGTTGAACACCCGGAAGTAGCGGTCGAGACGCACGTCGATACTCGACGGCTGGATCAGGGTCGGGTCGAACGGGTCCAGGGCGAGGTCACCTGAACCGAGGGCTGCGCGGATGTCTCGATCGGAAAGAAGCACGTCACTTACCCTAGCGGACCAGCTGCCACCCCGTTGTCTCACCCCGCCGCTGGACTGTGTTAAAGTCATCGGCAGTGCGAAAGCCCAACCGCAGAAGCACCAGCGCCGATGTAGTTCAATGGTAGAACATCAGCTTCCCAAGCTGAATACGCGGGTTCGATTCCCGTCATCGGCTCCACAGCACGTCAGAGGGCGTCTCCGGAAAGATCGGAGATGCCCTCTGCGTATATCTGATATCGGTTCCTCAGATGATACCTGCCACTGTGGCATTATCTGGGCATGACCAGCACACACGCGCTTTTCCTCGGGGGACGTTCCGGAGTCGGTAAATCCACCGTCGCATTCGCCCTCCATGATCTGCTGTCGTCGAGGAACGTCACACATGCCGTCGTCGAAGGCGACGCCCTCGATCTGGCGTACCCCTCCCCGTGGAAACACCAGATGGCAGAACACAACCTTCGAGCAATATGGGCGAACTACACAGCGAACGGATATCACCGGCTGATCTACACCAACACGGTCTCCGTACTCGAAACCGACAAGCTGGCTCAGGCCATCGGCGGCGATCCGATTGTGACGTCGATACTGCTTCAAGCATCGGATGAAACCACCGCCGAACGCCTGGAGCGTCGGGAGCAAGGGAGGAGTCTCGACGAACACATCGATAGGAGTGCGCGATCTGCGGGTTTCCTCGACGCGAAGTCCCCCGCCTCCGTACTCAGAGTAACTACCGACGGGCGTACGCCCGTCGACATCGCCGAACAACTCGTCAGCATTCTGGGCTGGTAGGCCCCAACTTACAATCACGAGTCTGGACCTCCTGGCCCGTCAGGAGAGCCACGTCGTCGGCAGCACGCAGCACCACACACACATTCGTCACCTGCGTCCGAAGGCCAGTGGAAACCGCCCGGTACGCTCGACGCCATGAATGACGACGAAACTGACCTCGGACTGCGCGCGGATGAGATCCACCCGACCGATGCCACTTGCAGCTTGTCCCTCTTTGAGAACAGCTACCTCGGCATCAAACCCTGTGTCATGTTCAATGTCGACGTTGAATGTGAGGAGATCGAACGCGATGACGACGATGACGAGTTCGACGGAACACTGGGGATAGCCATCGAAGGGGCTCGCTTCCAAGGAAAATCCTGGAGAGACCTGGATAGTTTTCACTTGGACAATGTGGAGTGCTTCACCAATATTGATGATCCAGATATCTCGGTGTACTTCGACACGATGCACCGACGCATGGGGCGGTTGACCATCGAAGTAATCCAGCGACGAGGGGACCTCGTCGACCTGCGTATCGCCGCCAGTGAGGATATCGACGACCTGGGACTGGACAGCTTTTCAGTGAACGTCACGGCGACGTTCACAGGAGTGAGTGCCACTCTCACGAGCAAAGAAGTGGCAGTCTCGGATCTGATCGACCTCGACGGGCTCGTAGAGGGAAGCCCAGGTCATTGGAGTGTCCCGCAATGATGTGTCGTCGACTCCCCGAGCAACTGGGCTCGCCGATCAGCGCTTCAGCAACCCGGAGTCCTGCAGCAGCTCCTCCACCCACGTGCCGTTGAGCTTGGCGCGCAGCCGGGACTTGAGGAAGCCCGGGACGGGCAGCTTGAACTTCGTGGTCAGCGGCTGTTCGTCGAAGCTCTTCCGGTCCCGGAGGTGGTAGGTCGCCTTCAGCAGCTCGCGCAGGTCATACACCGACCCGAACACCTCGGGGATGCCGCGCTCGACGTTCATGAAGGTGTAGACGGCCTCCATGGCGGTTCGTACGGAGTACTCGGTGGTGAACACGGTGTCCCGCGACGGTGATTCAGCGAAGTTGCCGATGAAGGCAAGGTTCTTCGACCCCTCCGGCACCACGTCCGGACGGTCACCGGCACGACGCGGCATGAAGTACGCCGTGATGAACGGCATGTACACCGGGTTGGTGTTGATCGACTCCTGCTTCGACATCTCGGCGATCTGTTCGGTGGGGACGCCCAGGTGGTAGAGCCACTCCTGGGTGATCTCCTCACCCGTGCAGTCGACGATGGGCTTCTTGATGTAGTCGCCGTCGACGTCCGAGTAGAGGGCGTAGATCCACACGATGATCTCGTTCTCGTTCTGGGACATGAAGTGCGGCTGACGGTGCACCGCGAAGCTCATCAGCCAGGTGGAGTCCGCGACGGTGATGATGCCACCGGTGTTGACCTTGCCGTCATGCAGGGAACGCCTCGTCAGCCGTTCGATGAACGGCTCGACCTTCCCGTCCTTCAGCGTCGCCGTGGCAGCGACGTACCAGCTCTTCTCCGGGAGGTTCTTGTAGAACACCCCCGGGCGTCCGAAGTCCTTCGACTTCGCTGCGAGGTTCTCCCACAACGTCCAGGCTCCACCGGGTTCGGTAGTGACGGGCGCCGGGGTGTTGTGGTCACCGTAGGTAGTGGACTCGGTGATGGACCCGTTGGTCACGAACACGAAGTCGTTCTCACCCAGCGCGATGGTCTGCGCGCCGTCCTCGGTCTCGACCTGCAGCGCCGTTGCTGTCTTGGACGACCCGGTGACCTCGACATCGATGTCGACGACGGTGGTGCCGTAACGCACGTCGACGTCATGGTCGAGGAGGAACGTCAGCACCGGCAGGACCATGGAGTCGTACTGGTTGTAGCGGTTGAACTTCAGCGCCGTGAAGTCCGGCAGACCACCGGTGTGGTGGATGAACCGCATCACGTAGCGGCGCATCTCGATGAGGGAGTGCCACTTCTCGAAGGCGAACATCGTGGCCCAGTAGAACCAGAAGTTGCTGTCGAAGAACTCGTCGGAGAAGTAGTCCTCGATCGTCCGTCCTTCGAGCGTGTGCTCGGAGGCGGTGACCAGCTTGACGATCTCGAGCTGCGCCTTTTCGGTGAGGGTGAAGTCGCCGTCCGAGGGGACCCGGTTGCCACGGTCGTGGATGAGGCGACAGTTGGACGAGTTGGGATCGTCCTTGTCCAGCCAGTAGTACTCGTCCAGGTAGGACGCTCCGGGGATCTCGAGTGACGGGATCGAGCGGTACATGTCCCAGAGACACTCGAAGTGGTTCTCCATCTCACGCCCACCACGGGTGATGAAGCCGATGTCCGGGCGGTCCGCACCGTCAAGCGACCCGCCGGCCAGCGGGAGTTCCTCGATGAGGTGGATGTTCTTGCCTGACATCTGGGCGTCCCGGATCAGGAAGGTCGCTGCGGCGAGACCCGCCAGCCCCGTCCCGACGATCCAGGCGTGCTTGTCCTCAATGCCTTCAGGCTTCCGCGGACGTGCGAACGCCTCGTAGTTTCCGTTGGAGTAGTACATGTCGGTCCTCTACTTTCTACCGGGTCGAGCCCGGGATCTCGGGGAGAAGCCGCGGAACCACTTTCCCGGAGTCGTTCCGGGGCAGTGTCTCCACACGGACGATGTTGTCCAGGGCGCAGAACTGGTTGACACCGGAGAGGACCGCGGTGTTCAGGTCCTCGTCGGTGATGTCGGTGTCGGTGATGATGTAGGCGTTGATCGTGGCCACCAGGTCGTCCTGGTGTCCGATGACGAAGGCGTCCCGGATCTGCGGCAGCGTCAGCAGGAACTCCTCGATGGTGCGCGGGTGGATGTTCTCGCCGCCACGGATGACCATGTCGTCGGCACGACCACAGACGTAGAGTTTCCCGTCGTCGTCGATGAACCCCTTGTCCCCGGTCGACAGCATGCCGTCGAGCACGTCGCCGGAGTCCTTGTCGGACAGGAAGCCCAGGGAGGTCATGGAGTTCGACGAGTAGATGACGCCGGTCTGGCCGTCGGGCAGTTCGCGACCGTCGTCGCCGATGATCGCCAACCGCACGCCCGGTCCGGGGCGTCCTGCGGTGGTGGGGTCGACGACCATGTCCGCGGCGGTCGCCAGGGTGATCTGGCCGTGCTCGGTGGAGCCGTAGAAGTTGTGCACCACGCCGGTGCCGTCGCCGAAGCGGTCGTTGAGCTCGACGACAAGTTCCGGCGGGATGGCGTTGCCGGCCGAGACGATGTAGCGGATGCCGGAGACATCGACGCGGTTGTCGACGACACCGGCGAGGACCTGCCGCAGGTAGACCGCCGCAGAGACGATGCCGGTCACCTTGTGCCGGGAGATGTCCCGGATGTCGGTGTCCATGTCGAACCAGCGCCGGGTGAGCAGGGTCGATCCTGTCGCCATGGAGATGTGCAGGTTCAGCCATCCCCAGGCGTGGAACATGCCGACGGACAGCTGAATCACGTCGCCGGAGCGGAACGGGATGCGTTCCAGGATGCTGCCGAGCACCTTGGGCGTCCGCGGGACGGGCAGGACGACGGCCTTGGGAACCCCACGGGTCCCGGACGACATGACGACGGTCGATTTCTGGGTGGGACGCTCCGGCAGCACGACGTGGCGGTACTCGCGCTGCCCGGCGGCCACGAGGGCGTCCAGTGAACCCGGCGTTCCCGACGCCTGCCCGGCGTCCGACCATTCAGCCACGCTGATCTTGTTGTCGGCGGAGAGCTTGTCCAGCACCTCGTCGAACTCCGCGTCGATGAACGTGACGCTGCTCGGGTATTCGGCGGCGATGTCCTGGAGCTGGGCCAGCGATGACCCGGGGTTGAGGATCTTCGCCTCCGCACCGAGATATGCCGCGGCAATGAGGGGAAGGACAAGTCCGCGACTGTTCCTGGCGATCACCGAGATCGACGAGATGTCCGATCCATCGTGGTCAGAGTAGGTCCGCAGGCTCCGTGCCAGTGCCCGGGCCTGCTCCCGGAGCTCCGAGTAGCTCAGGGAACCACGATCATCGATCAACGCCGTGCGGTGTGGGAATGAGGTAGCCCCCATCTCAGCCAGGGCCGCCAGGGACATTCCCCACCTGCCCATGGCACCGATGAGTCCGGCCGACTCCTTGGGCCCTCCCGTCCTCAGCACCCCGGCCTTGACGAGCGGCTTGAGTGAGCCGAACATCTGGGTGATCTGGGTACGTGCGGAGACGTGTGTTCCGTGTTTATGCATGCTGCCTCCTTCAGGCATCGTGAATTCCCGGTACTCCCCGGGAACCGGGCAAGGGTCAGAAGGTTGCCGCGATGACTTCAGCGGTTCGGGTGACACCCCTGTTGGTCATGTGGACCGGCAGGTTGTAGCCGGACACGTTCGTGGTGTCGATGACGCCGGCGATCAGGCGGACATCGTCGGGGGCGCATTCGCCGCGTCCTGCGGTGGCACCACGAATGTCGGCGAAGACGACATTGTCGCGTGAGCGGGCGGACACGAGTTCCTTCGACCAGTTGTGGATGTTCACCTCGGCGTCACGAATCCAGAAGGCAGGGATTCCGATGTCCCCCGGGATCATCTCGACATGGAGGAGGCACTGCTCAGCGGTCTCCGGCTTGGAGATCGTCGGGTAATCGGCCACCGTGATCCTGGCGTTGGGGGCGGCCGCCTTGATGCGGTTGATCGCGTCGTTCATCGCACGGGTCCACAGACCCTTCTGCTCCGCATAACGCTGGTTGAGGTTGAGGTAGGTGTCGGGCAAGCCGTTGGCCAGGACCTTGCCCATCAGCCAGCTGTAGGAGTCGTTGAACCCGAACTGGATGACCACGTTCGTCGTGTCGGCGTTAAGCGCCCTGTCAGCGAGCGCGTTGTCGATCTCACCCTTCAGCGTCATCGCCGGAGCTGCGGGTGAGTACGCCATCGCACCCGGGCAGGAGTAGTCACGGACGGCGAGTCCGGTCATCCGCCCGATCTGCCGCGGGGTGTTGGTCGAGGACTGGCCGCATCCGTGGGCGGTGTACTGGGACAACGGAGCCGCCAGACCGGTGTCGATCGGGATACCGGCCTGCTCCGCGGCTTGCCGGACCTTGGCACCGACGGTCTCGGCCGGGGTCGGGTTCGAGAGGTACGAGTCGCCGAAAGTGACCAGGTTCCTCGCGTCTGCCGCCTCTGCATGCGGGCTCGCTACGACCGCCCCTGCGACCACAACGCTCCACGCTGCCACCAGAGCGAGGGCAGCCCCCCTCACCGTCACTTTACCGGCTGTGATGTTCTTCGCCACTGAAGTACCTTCCATGCAGAAATAGTGCCCCAAGAGAAAATTCGAACCGCGGTCCCTTGCTTTCTCCGCGTTTGAGGGCAGGACGGTATAACAGTACTCCGACGATTAAATATCGGCGATAATTCCGGGGGGAATATGCGGTCCATATGGACCATGCATCTTCTTTATGCCTCCTCCTCCGGCAGGCGAATTTAACACACTCTAAACATTACTACTACAGTGCTACCACCTGGTTAAATATAAAAAGCAGTAATGACCGTCAGGACATTTTCCTGTCGGAGACGAATACTTCCGCAATACTCACTTATACAGTCTCGTCGAGCACCGGAGAAATACCTCGCCGAGGCGCCGCGGATTCGACCTGTTCGATCATCTGCGCCTTAAAGACCGGCCACGGTCACGAACACGGAAGATTCGCTTTCCGCCCCCTACGCCTCCCCCACGAGCCGTGCCCACAGCGCCGGATCAAAGGTCGTGGGCGACACATGCACCATGTGCCGCACCGCGTTGTCGAGCTTCGCCCGCCATACCCGGAGGGCGCCGTCGACATTGCCCGACAACAGCGCGTTGAGAATGTACCGGTCATCGCCCACAATGCGCTGTACCGCCGGGGTGTAGTCCAGCTGCAGCACCGATATGAACATGCGTAGGCGCAGCGTGAGCGCGTGGAACACCCGGGATGACTGCGGCAGGCCACTGGCGTCGGCAAGTGTCTGCTGGAAATGCAGGTCCGCCTGGTCCACGTCGGACGCGGTACCGTGCTCGGCCGCAGCCACGACGGCACGCAACGCCAACTGGGGTGCCAGCATCTGCTGTCGGGAACGGCCCGAGCACGCCCGCAGCAGGACGCGGCCCACCTGCAGCCGCGCCGCGTACAAGTCGATGATGTCGCTGCCGGTGACCAGCGGCAGGGCGAACGAGCCACCCGTCGCGGTGAGCAGGCCGTCGTCCACCAGCCGTCGCATCGCCGACCGGACCGCTGACACGGGAATCTCCATGTGGTTCGCCAGCCGGGTACTCGTCACGCGGTCACCGGGGCGGAATCCGGCGTTCATGATCTCCTTGCGCAGGGCGATCGCAATCTGTTCGGTGACCGATATTTCGTTCTGAAGACGTCTCGGTGTCGCCTCCGTGCGTGCGTTGGAGGGCGGGGGATACTCGGCAAGAGATAAGTAATTCGAGTCAAAATCAGGATCGTTTTTCGTCCGACGGCCCCCGGCGGCGCCTCCCTCGGCACGTTCCCACTGCAGCCCGTGCAACCCGTGGCCCACGGCGACAGACACCTGTGCCAGCAGGTCACCGGGGATCGCGTCCACCGTCGGGACACACGCGTCCAGGACAGCGGAAAGCTGACCAAGGAAGCCATCCCAACTCTGGCCACCCGGCTCCCACATGACGCGGACCAGCCCGGCCGGCAGGCTCTCATCACCAGCGTCGAACGTCGCCTGACTCTGCGGCCACCCCGACACACCCGCCACCCTCAGCGCCGCCATCAACGACGTCGCACGTCGCTCCGACGCCTGCCGCTCACCACTACGCACACTGCCCTGACCAGTTCCTCTACCACCGTCACCCTCGCCGTCGCGTTCCTCGAAAAACAGGGTCACCCGCGGGTACTCCACCCGAAACCCGGTAATCCACAAGTCACCCGATGTCGGCACCACAACTGACGTCGTGTCGTCCGACCCCGCCCGGATCCGGCGCATCGCCCGGCTGACCACCGGCTGGCTCAGCCCCGTCATCAACGCGATGCGGCGGGTGGAGTAGTCACGCCCCCCGACCCGCGGGCCTGCGGTCGCCAGGACGCCGGCGACGACCTCATCCGCCACCTCCTGAACTCGGGGCCGCCCCCGGGGTGGCGACGTCTCCGGAATGTCAACGGGGGAATCAGGACCCATAAGCACATCGTGCCACACCGTCACCCTCGTTTACCGATTTTTGACTCAAAGTGTCTCCCGTGCCGTAACTGGCACTGCCGGTGATGCGGAGGATGCGCCGATACTCGACCAGTATCGGTGCCAAGACAGGCACGTCACCATGAACAACATCGATCAAGAAAGCATCCGAGGAGGACAACCATGACGACCGCGAAACCCGCAGCTGACAAGGGAACGACCACCACAACCGGCTCCCAGGCGAGCGCAACAGCCGGACACACCGGCGTCTCCACCGACCACCTCGGATCCCTCGCCGACGCTGCCGTCGCCAAGGTCACCGCCTGGCTCACCGCCAGCAGGAACTCCACGGCGAAGGCCAACCCCTCCGCCGAGCGTCTTTCGGCAGTCCTCTCGGACCCCAACGGCCTGGACTTCACCGTCGGCTTCGTCGACCGCGTCGTACGCACCGAGGACCAGCGCGCCGCCGGCCGCGCACTCTCCGAACTCGGCGCCATCATGCCTGACACCCTCAGCGCCCTCGACAAGGCCCAGATCAGGATGGGCTCTGCCCTGGCTCCCGTCCTGCCGCAGGTCGTGGTCCCTGCCGCCCGGCAGCGCATCCGCTCGATGGTCGGCCACATGATCGTGGACGCCCGCGACAACAAGCTCGGCAAGGCCGTGGCAGAGCTCACCGCCGGCGGCCACCGTCTCAACATCAACCTTCTCGGCGAGGCCGTGCTCGGCGAGAAAGAAGCCGACAACCACCTCGAGGAGACCCGTCGCCTGCTCGCCCGCGAGGACGT
The genomic region above belongs to Corynebacterium glyciniphilum AJ 3170 and contains:
- a CDS encoding GDSL-type esterase/lipase family protein yields the protein MEGTSVAKNITAGKVTVRGAALALVAAWSVVVAGAVVASPHAEAADARNLVTFGDSYLSNPTPAETVGAKVRQAAEQAGIPIDTGLAAPLSQYTAHGCGQSSTNTPRQIGRMTGLAVRDYSCPGAMAYSPAAPAMTLKGEIDNALADRALNADTTNVVIQFGFNDSYSWLMGKVLANGLPDTYLNLNQRYAEQKGLWTRAMNDAINRIKAAAPNARITVADYPTISKPETAEQCLLHVEMIPGDIGIPAFWIRDAEVNIHNWSKELVSARSRDNVVFADIRGATAGRGECAPDDVRLIAGVIDTTNVSGYNLPVHMTNRGVTRTAEVIAATF
- a CDS encoding AMP-binding protein, encoding MHKHGTHVSARTQITQMFGSLKPLVKAGVLRTGGPKESAGLIGAMGRWGMSLAALAEMGATSFPHRTALIDDRGSLSYSELREQARALARSLRTYSDHDGSDISSISVIARNSRGLVLPLIAAAYLGAEAKILNPGSSLAQLQDIAAEYPSSVTFIDAEFDEVLDKLSADNKISVAEWSDAGQASGTPGSLDALVAAGQREYRHVVLPERPTQKSTVVMSSGTRGVPKAVVLPVPRTPKVLGSILERIPFRSGDVIQLSVGMFHAWGWLNLHISMATGSTLLTRRWFDMDTDIRDISRHKVTGIVSAAVYLRQVLAGVVDNRVDVSGIRYIVSAGNAIPPELVVELNDRFGDGTGVVHNFYGSTEHGQITLATAADMVVDPTTAGRPGPGVRLAIIGDDGRELPDGQTGVIYSSNSMTSLGFLSDKDSGDVLDGMLSTGDKGFIDDDGKLYVCGRADDMVIRGGENIHPRTIEEFLLTLPQIRDAFVIGHQDDLVATINAYIITDTDITDEDLNTAVLSGVNQFCALDNIVRVETLPRNDSGKVVPRLLPEIPGSTR
- a CDS encoding adenylyl-sulfate kinase is translated as MTSTHALFLGGRSGVGKSTVAFALHDLLSSRNVTHAVVEGDALDLAYPSPWKHQMAEHNLRAIWANYTANGYHRLIYTNTVSVLETDKLAQAIGGDPIVTSILLQASDETTAERLERREQGRSLDEHIDRSARSAGFLDAKSPASVLRVTTDGRTPVDIAEQLVSILGW
- a CDS encoding oleate hydratase, with protein sequence MYYSNGNYEAFARPRKPEGIEDKHAWIVGTGLAGLAAATFLIRDAQMSGKNIHLIEELPLAGGSLDGADRPDIGFITRGGREMENHFECLWDMYRSIPSLEIPGASYLDEYYWLDKDDPNSSNCRLIHDRGNRVPSDGDFTLTEKAQLEIVKLVTASEHTLEGRTIEDYFSDEFFDSNFWFYWATMFAFEKWHSLIEMRRYVMRFIHHTGGLPDFTALKFNRYNQYDSMVLPVLTFLLDHDVDVRYGTTVVDIDVEVTGSSKTATALQVETEDGAQTIALGENDFVFVTNGSITESTTYGDHNTPAPVTTEPGGAWTLWENLAAKSKDFGRPGVFYKNLPEKSWYVAATATLKDGKVEPFIERLTRRSLHDGKVNTGGIITVADSTWLMSFAVHRQPHFMSQNENEIIVWIYALYSDVDGDYIKKPIVDCTGEEITQEWLYHLGVPTEQIAEMSKQESINTNPVYMPFITAYFMPRRAGDRPDVVPEGSKNLAFIGNFAESPSRDTVFTTEYSVRTAMEAVYTFMNVERGIPEVFGSVYDLRELLKATYHLRDRKSFDEQPLTTKFKLPVPGFLKSRLRAKLNGTWVEELLQDSGLLKR
- a CDS encoding GntR family transcriptional regulator, with the translated sequence MGPDSPVDIPETSPPRGRPRVQEVADEVVAGVLATAGPRVGGRDYSTRRIALMTGLSQPVVSRAMRRIRAGSDDTTSVVVPTSGDLWITGFRVEYPRVTLFFEERDGEGDGGRGTGQGSVRSGERQASERRATSLMAALRVAGVSGWPQSQATFDAGDESLPAGLVRVMWEPGGQSWDGFLGQLSAVLDACVPTVDAIPGDLLAQVSVAVGHGLHGLQWERAEGGAAGGRRTKNDPDFDSNYLSLAEYPPPSNARTEATPRRLQNEISVTEQIAIALRKEIMNAGFRPGDRVTSTRLANHMEIPVSAVRSAMRRLVDDGLLTATGGSFALPLVTGSDIIDLYAARLQVGRVLLRACSGRSRQQMLAPQLALRAVVAAAEHGTASDVDQADLHFQQTLADASGLPQSSRVFHALTLRLRMFISVLQLDYTPAVQRIVGDDRYILNALLSGNVDGALRVWRAKLDNAVRHMVHVSPTTFDPALWARLVGEA